In the Pleuronectes platessa chromosome 8, fPlePla1.1, whole genome shotgun sequence genome, one interval contains:
- the p2rx3a gene encoding P2X purinoceptor 3a: MGSWLGNTVTNFFTYETTKSVVVKSWSVGIINRIVQLLIITYFVGWVFIHEKAYQSIDTGIESSVMTKVKGFGYHQDRIMDVADYVYPPQGAGVFCIMTKLIITEKQFQGKCEETGNFKCNSSKDCDKYFGSILSNGVITGICLKSDNKTEGRCEIEAWCPAENDRVTIDRILDVRNFTIFIKNSIRFPLFNVTRGNFPSTMTSSEIRRCKYHPETNPYCPIFRVGDVLNYTDQTPESLTQNGGEIGINIQWQCNLDLDIELCVPKYSFTRLDAPFAKNRISKGYNFRFAKYFMTENGTEFRTLHKAYAIRFDVMVTGTAGKFDTVPTLINLVAAFTSIGLGTVLCDIILLNCLKGAKQYKAKKFEEVSDAQIEASMAQSPGSQLSLKPGLKSSYDSGAVSLAASDQPM, translated from the exons ATGGGTTCCTGGTTGGGGAACACCGTCACTAACTTCTTCACCTACGAGACCACCAAGTCTGTGGTGGTCAAAAGCTGGTCTGTGGGAATCATCAACCGGATCGTACAGCTGCTCATCATCACATATTTTGTCGG CTGGGTCTTCATTCACGAGAAGGCTTATCAGTCCATTGACACCGGCATCGAGTCCTCCGTGATGACCAAGGTGAAAGGTTTTGGTTACCATCAAGACCGTATAATGGATGTGGCCGACTACGTCTATCCCCCACAG GGCGCAGGGGTGTTCTGCATCATGACCAAACTCATCATCACTGAAAAGCAGTTCCAGGGAAaatgtgaggag actggcaattttaaatgtaattcgAGTAAAGACTGCGACAAGTATTTTGGGTCCATCCTTTCCAATG GAGTGATAACAGGTATTTGCCTCAAATCTGACAACAAGACGGAGGGTCGGTGCGAGATTGAAGCATGGTGTCCAGCCGAGAACGACAGAGTCACCAT AGACCGGATCCTTGATGTGAGGAACTTCACCATTTTCATCAAAAACAGTATTCGCTTTCCCCTCTTCAATGTCACCAG AGGGAACTTTCCCAGCACAATGACGTCCTCGGAGATTAGGCGCTGCAAGTACCATCCAGAGACAAACCCCTACTGTCCCATCTTTCGGGTCGGGGACGTGCTGAATTACACAGACCAGACTCCGGAGAGCCTGACACAAAAT GGTGGGGAAATAGGAATAAACATTCAATGGCAGTGTAACCTGGACCTGGACATCGAATTGTGTGTGCCTAAGTACTCATTCACACGCCTGGACGCACCATTTGCCAAGAACCGCATCTCCAAAGGATACAACTTCAG ATTTGCCAAATATTTCATGACAGAGAATGGGACTGAGTTTCGGACACTTCACAAAGCCTACGCAATCCGCTTCGATGTCATGGTCACGGGCACG GCAGGAAAGTTTGACACAGTCCCAACACTGATCAACTTGGTTGCTGCCTTCACCTCTATTGGACTG GGTACGGTACTCTGTGATATTATCTTGCTGAACTGCCTGAAAGGGGCGAAGCAGTACAAAGCCAAGAAATTTGAAGAG GTGTCAGACGCTCAGATCGAAGCATCCATGGCTCAGAGCCCCGGCAGccagctgtcactcaaaccAGGCCTCAAGAGCTCCTACGACTCCGGAGCCGTTTCCCTCGCGGCCTCCGACCAACCCATGTGA